From the genome of Plectropomus leopardus isolate mb chromosome 13, YSFRI_Pleo_2.0, whole genome shotgun sequence, one region includes:
- the alkbh4 gene encoding alpha-ketoglutarate-dependent dioxygenase alkB homolog 4, translating into MMAPDSSGGVASCACKGIRRCLRCEQAKGKAQLEANQPQVVHHFLYDPETRLAVPKDAEAASFPFPGVFLWENFISEEEEKQLISTMDQDVWNESQSGRRKQDFGPKVNFKKRKVRVGGFNGLPALSQKLVLRMQQEPSLAGFQPVEQCNLDYHPQRGSAIDPHLDDSWLWGERLVTINMLSNTTLTMSLERGLPELGLAEEVQVAVRLPRRSLVVLFGEARHRWKHAIHRHDVQERRVCSTYRELSAEFLPAGQQAELGAQLLSISLSFKGTPI; encoded by the exons ATGATGGCTCCTGACAGCAGCGGCGGTGTAGCTTCGTGCGCTTGTAAAGGTATCAGGCGATGCCTCAGGTGTGAACAAGCGAAAGGAAAAGCACAGCTTGAGGCAAATCAACCACAG GTCGTGCATCATTTCCTCTACGATCCTGAAACAAGGCTTGCTGTTCCCAAAGATGCAGAGGCTGCATCCTTCCCCTTTCCTGGTGTCTTCCTGTGGGAGAACTTCatatcagaggaggaggagaaacagctgATAAGCACGATGGACCAGGATGTGTGGAATGAGTCCCAGTCTGGTCGAAGGAAACAA GACTTTGGCCCAAAAGTTAACTTCAAGAAAAGGAAAGTACGTGTCGGTGGCTTCAATGGACTGCCGGCTTTGAGTCAAAAACTAGTGCTCCGAATGCAGCAAGAGCCAAGTCTAGCGGGCTTTCAACCGGTGGAGCAGTGCAATCTGGATTACCATCCTCAGCGAGGCTCCGCCATCGACCCACACCTAGACGACTCGTGGCTGTGGGGGGAACGCCTGGTCACCATCAACATGTTGTCAAACACTACACTCACCATGTCCCTCGAGCGGGGTCTGCCGGAGTTGGGATTAGCAGAGGAAGTCCAAGTAGCTGTGCGTCTTCCTCGCAGATCTTTAGTGGTGCTATTCGGAGAGGCGCGGCACAGGTGGAAACATGCCATTCACAGACACGATGTCCAGGAGCGCAGAGTTTGCAGCACCTACAGAGAGCTGTCTGCAGAGTTCCTACCTGCAGGGCAGCAGGCAGAGCTGGGAGCTCAACTTTTAAGCATTTCTTTGAGCTTTAAAGGGACTCCAATATAG